A part of Pararoseomonas sp. SCSIO 73927 genomic DNA contains:
- a CDS encoding beta-propeller fold lactonase family protein, whose protein sequence is MRRLALALPLLAASLLPGAATAEVVFVVNSMDPGVQVVDTETRAEIRQIPVLREPHHLVLSPARDVLLVGDSGGNEILFLDPATGEVKKRERIANPYNLEFSPDGKTLVVTGLRRDQVDIYAWDGPTMGLTLLGRVKPGDMPSHIAYRPDSKMAYVTVQGSRAVAAIDLETRQVAWTLQVGREPAGIIWHNGRLLVGVMGADYVAVVDPEARKVERQIRVGRGAHAVFPSPGGGPIYATSRVDSRITALDPVTLDVMRTYEVPGGPDCISFDEHGRLWTTLRWNRQLGLLDPETGAVTTSPVGRSPHGIFFRAKSLVQARNEAPAAPVER, encoded by the coding sequence ATGCGTCGCCTCGCCCTCGCGCTGCCCCTTCTCGCGGCCTCCCTCCTGCCCGGCGCCGCCACGGCCGAGGTCGTGTTCGTGGTGAACTCCATGGACCCGGGCGTGCAGGTTGTGGATACCGAGACGCGGGCGGAGATCCGGCAGATCCCCGTGCTGAGGGAGCCGCACCATCTCGTTCTCTCCCCCGCGAGAGACGTGCTGCTGGTCGGAGATTCCGGGGGGAACGAGATCCTCTTCCTCGACCCCGCGACAGGCGAGGTGAAAAAGCGGGAGCGGATCGCCAACCCCTACAACCTGGAGTTCAGCCCGGACGGGAAGACCCTCGTCGTCACCGGGCTGCGGCGGGACCAGGTGGACATCTACGCCTGGGACGGACCGACGATGGGGCTGACCCTGCTCGGCCGCGTGAAGCCCGGCGACATGCCCAGCCACATCGCCTACCGCCCGGACAGCAAGATGGCCTACGTCACTGTCCAGGGCAGCCGCGCGGTCGCCGCGATCGACCTGGAAACCCGGCAGGTGGCCTGGACCCTCCAGGTGGGGCGGGAGCCGGCCGGGATCATCTGGCACAACGGCAGGCTGCTGGTGGGGGTCATGGGCGCCGACTACGTGGCCGTGGTGGACCCGGAGGCGCGGAAGGTGGAGCGCCAGATCAGGGTGGGCCGCGGAGCGCACGCGGTCTTCCCCTCGCCGGGCGGCGGGCCGATCTACGCCACCAGCCGGGTGGACAGCCGGATCACGGCGCTGGATCCGGTGACGCTGGACGTGATGCGCACCTACGAGGTGCCGGGCGGGCCGGACTGCATCTCCTTCGACGAGCACGGGCGGCTCTGGACCACACTGCGCTGGAACCGCCAGCTCGGGCTGCTGGACCCGGAGACGGGGGCGGTCACCACCTCGCCGGTGGGGCGTTCCCCGCACGGCATCTTCTTCCGGGCGAAGAGCCTGGTGCAGGCCCGGAACGAGGCGCCGGCCGCGCCGGTGGAGCGCTAG
- a CDS encoding polysaccharide deacetylase family protein, whose product MAAGRFPGMRRAALAGLLALAALPALAQGQAAPAASCRGTLYLTIDTGWSREAEEIAAILRRRGVRATLFVADEPSARGDRTLSASWAEFWRARAAEGHIFASHTWRHWYFTGDSGPGRVRYASRRAGEGAEVLDTAALCAELERPIQALKAAVPDARVLPLWRAPGGRTTPNAVSMARQCGLAHQGWTANGFLGDELDSGAHPNAALLNRNLANIRDGEVLVMHWGVRSRREPFAGILEPLIAGLQARGFCFETLPPEGRR is encoded by the coding sequence GTGGCGGCCGGCCGGTTTCCGGGGATGCGCCGGGCGGCGCTGGCCGGGCTGCTCGCCCTCGCCGCGCTCCCCGCCCTGGCACAAGGGCAGGCAGCCCCGGCGGCGTCCTGCCGTGGCACGCTGTACCTGACCATCGACACGGGCTGGTCGCGGGAGGCGGAGGAGATCGCCGCGATCCTGCGCCGCCGCGGCGTGCGCGCCACACTCTTCGTCGCGGACGAGCCCAGCGCCCGCGGGGACCGCACCCTGTCCGCCTCCTGGGCGGAGTTCTGGCGGGCGCGGGCGGCGGAGGGGCATATCTTCGCCAGCCACACCTGGCGGCACTGGTACTTCACCGGCGATTCCGGCCCCGGCCGGGTCCGCTACGCCTCCCGCCGCGCGGGGGAGGGGGCGGAGGTGCTGGACACGGCGGCGCTCTGCGCGGAGCTGGAGCGGCCGATCCAGGCGCTGAAGGCGGCGGTGCCGGATGCGCGGGTCCTGCCGCTCTGGCGCGCGCCGGGCGGGCGGACCACGCCGAATGCGGTGTCCATGGCGCGGCAGTGCGGGCTGGCGCACCAGGGCTGGACCGCCAACGGCTTCCTGGGGGACGAGCTGGATTCCGGCGCCCACCCGAACGCGGCGCTGCTGAACCGGAACCTGGCGAACATCCGGGACGGTGAGGTGCTGGTCATGCACTGGGGCGTGCGCAGCCGGCGCGAGCCCTTCGCCGGCATCCTGGAGCCGCTGATCGCCGGGCTTCAGGCGCGCGGCTTCTGCTTCGAGACCCTTCCCCCCGAGGGACGGCGTTGA
- a CDS encoding sterol desaturase family protein, with protein MLDTISRGYDSFTSFLFQNGVQPLLYAFGMMEWEEDAFAWMDFIVFGVIQVLVVVAICRPLEAWRPVERWDDRRVVWTDVTYTLLARLGVLPLIAFVLLAGFQAQFDGWLTDMGWVPPTLETLIPGLDSRPLLAFALYVLIIDFGEYWRHRLQHTLPWWWALHSIHHAQEKMTFWTDDRNHVIDDVIAALWVGGLALLIGVPPGQFPLIILVMRVAESLSHANVRLSFGAIGERLLVSPRFHRFHHGVLSAGDEGRNYAVLFPVWDMIFRTGDFRRDQFPRTGDPEAPASLVHGGWWRQQVDGTRRLLGVLFGTRKRVARAVDAPGTRT; from the coding sequence ATGCTGGACACGATCTCCCGCGGCTACGACTCCTTCACGAGCTTCCTGTTTCAGAACGGGGTGCAGCCCCTGCTCTACGCCTTCGGGATGATGGAGTGGGAGGAGGACGCCTTCGCCTGGATGGACTTCATCGTCTTCGGGGTCATCCAGGTTCTCGTCGTCGTCGCCATCTGCCGCCCGCTGGAGGCCTGGCGCCCGGTGGAGCGCTGGGACGACCGCCGCGTGGTCTGGACGGACGTGACCTACACGCTGCTGGCGCGGCTGGGCGTGCTGCCGCTGATCGCCTTCGTGCTGCTGGCCGGGTTCCAGGCGCAGTTCGACGGCTGGCTGACCGACATGGGCTGGGTGCCGCCGACGCTGGAGACGCTGATCCCCGGCCTGGATTCCCGGCCGCTCCTGGCCTTCGCCCTCTACGTCCTGATCATCGATTTCGGCGAGTACTGGCGGCACCGGCTGCAGCACACCCTGCCCTGGTGGTGGGCGCTGCACTCCATCCACCACGCCCAGGAGAAGATGACCTTCTGGACGGATGACCGGAACCACGTGATCGACGACGTGATCGCGGCGCTCTGGGTGGGCGGGCTCGCGCTGCTGATCGGGGTGCCGCCCGGGCAGTTCCCGCTGATCATCCTCGTCATGCGCGTGGCGGAGAGCCTGTCCCACGCCAATGTCCGGCTCTCCTTCGGCGCGATCGGGGAGAGGCTGCTCGTCTCGCCGCGTTTCCACCGCTTCCACCACGGCGTGCTCTCGGCGGGGGACGAAGGGCGGAACTACGCGGTGCTGTTCCCGGTCTGGGACATGATCTTCCGCACCGGCGATTTCCGGCGCGACCAGTTCCCCCGCACGGGCGACCCGGAGGCGCCGGCGAGCCTCGTCCATGGCGGCTGGTGGCGGCAGCAGGTGGACGGGACGCGCCGCCTTCTCGGCGTGCTCTTCGGGACCAGGAAGAGAGTGGCGCGCGCGGTCGACGCGCCGGGGACGCGGACCTAA
- a CDS encoding LLM class flavin-dependent oxidoreductase, which translates to MDIALFNLMSQNRPDETPAEILRTTVEKVMLAEALGFDGAWFAEHHFTSHSVCPSPLMMVSHLAGVTTRLRLGPAVVVLPLHHPLRVVQEVGMLQALSGNRLMLGLGTGHQPHEFRTYGIPMAERTAMLEEGWDIITQGLTTGRVGYAGQHYAVPDAPIAAFPGAVPPLFLAGGEPRLLQRAARAGGSLFISQGHRRAAAALPMRDKLLAALRAGGLPDSALRLAVQRYVFVTEDPAEMRRAAEGMLRFIRTTLSLREEEPQRDGAFMRSIPFEGEPSIEWLMENAPIGPARRVAELLAEDFHTLSPSHWSLYMGFTGLPAPRVLASLEAFGTEVLPLLRRLSPEPARLAS; encoded by the coding sequence GTGGACATCGCCCTCTTCAACCTCATGTCCCAGAACCGCCCGGACGAGACGCCGGCGGAGATCCTCCGCACGACCGTGGAGAAGGTGATGCTGGCCGAGGCGCTGGGCTTCGACGGCGCCTGGTTCGCCGAGCACCACTTCACCAGCCACTCCGTCTGCCCCTCCCCGCTGATGATGGTGTCGCACCTCGCGGGGGTGACCACGCGGCTCCGCCTCGGCCCGGCCGTGGTGGTATTGCCGCTGCACCACCCCCTTCGCGTGGTGCAGGAGGTAGGGATGCTCCAGGCGCTCTCCGGCAATCGGCTGATGCTGGGCCTCGGCACCGGCCACCAGCCGCACGAGTTCCGCACCTACGGCATCCCCATGGCCGAGCGCACCGCCATGCTGGAGGAGGGCTGGGACATCATCACGCAGGGGCTGACGACCGGCCGGGTGGGATATGCGGGCCAGCATTACGCCGTGCCGGACGCGCCGATCGCCGCCTTCCCCGGCGCCGTGCCGCCCCTCTTCCTCGCGGGTGGTGAGCCGCGGCTGCTGCAGCGCGCGGCCCGCGCCGGCGGCTCCCTCTTCATCAGCCAGGGCCATCGCCGTGCGGCCGCCGCCCTGCCGATGCGGGACAAGCTCCTGGCCGCCCTCCGCGCCGGCGGCCTGCCCGATTCCGCCCTGAGGCTCGCGGTCCAGCGCTACGTCTTCGTCACCGAGGACCCGGCCGAGATGCGCCGCGCGGCCGAGGGCATGCTGCGCTTCATCCGCACCACCCTCTCCCTCCGCGAGGAGGAGCCGCAGCGCGACGGCGCCTTCATGCGATCGATCCCCTTCGAGGGGGAGCCGAGCATCGAGTGGCTGATGGAGAACGCGCCCATCGGCCCGGCCAGGCGCGTGGCGGAGCTGCTGGCGGAGGACTTCCACACCCTCTCGCCGAGCCACTGGAGCCTGTACATGGGCTTCACCGGCCTGCCCGCGCCGCGCGTCCTCGCCTCGCTCGAGGCTTTCGGGACGGAGGTGCTGCCGCTGCTCCGCCGGTTGAGCCCGGAGCCCGCGCGCCTGGCCTCCTGA
- the metE gene encoding 5-methyltetrahydropteroyltriglutamate--homocysteine S-methyltransferase — translation MSVTVASLGFPRIGPRRELKTALERYWSGKSDRTALLAAAAELRATAWARQKELGVDHVPSNDFSLYDHVLDTSAMVGAVPAVYGWTGGPVDLDTYFAMARGAQGAEGGEAHAECGHGCTHKAVDVPAAEMTKWFDTNYHYLVPEFSTGQAFALSSTKVVDEFLEARAQGVHTRPVLLGPVTFLRLGKSHAGEVNREELLRALLPVYATVLRRLSAAGADWVQIDEPCLVLDLTHEDRALLAMAYEALSKAAPTVRLMLTTYFGGLGDNLDEAVNLPVAGLHIDLIRAPDQLDAVLAKAPEGLVLSLGVVDGRNVWRADLEAILARVAPVAAGRDIVLAPSCSLLHTPIDLAQETALDEDVRSWLAFAVQKLEELATLAGALNGGRESVAGALAASSAAAAARKTSPKIHDDAVAARLKAVDAAMARRGMGFAERRRLQVEALGLPAFPTTTIGSFPQTEEVRKARAAHGKGAMTDAEYEAFLREETARTVRWQEEIGLDVLVHGEFERNDMVQYFGERLSGFAFTKHGWVQSYGSRCVRPPVLFGDVSRPEPMTVAWWNYAQGLTERPMKGMLTGPVTILNWSFVRDDVSRERACRQIALAIRDEVTDLEKAGARVIQIDEAALREGLPLRRGDWQHYLDWAVECFRITSSGVGDATQIHTHMCYSEFNDIIAAIGDMDADVISIETARSKMELLGAFADYRYPAEIGPGVYDIHSPRVPAVEEMTGLLQAARSRLSPEQLWVNPDCGLKTRKWPETRAALVNMVAAAKRVRELA, via the coding sequence ATGTCCGTCACTGTCGCATCGCTCGGTTTCCCCAGGATCGGCCCCCGCCGGGAGCTGAAGACCGCGCTTGAGCGCTACTGGTCCGGCAAGTCGGACCGCACCGCGCTGCTGGCGGCCGCGGCCGAGCTCCGGGCGACGGCCTGGGCGCGGCAGAAGGAGCTCGGCGTGGACCATGTGCCGAGCAACGACTTCTCCCTCTACGACCACGTGCTGGACACCAGCGCCATGGTCGGTGCCGTCCCCGCGGTCTACGGCTGGACGGGCGGGCCCGTGGACCTCGACACCTACTTCGCCATGGCGCGGGGCGCGCAGGGGGCTGAGGGGGGCGAGGCGCACGCCGAGTGCGGGCACGGCTGCACCCACAAGGCGGTGGACGTGCCGGCCGCCGAGATGACGAAGTGGTTCGACACGAACTACCACTACCTTGTGCCCGAGTTCTCCACGGGCCAGGCCTTCGCCCTCTCCTCCACGAAGGTGGTGGACGAGTTCCTGGAGGCGAGGGCGCAGGGCGTGCACACGCGCCCCGTGCTGCTCGGGCCCGTGACCTTCCTCCGCCTCGGCAAGAGCCACGCGGGCGAGGTGAACCGGGAGGAGTTGCTGCGCGCGCTGCTTCCCGTCTACGCCACGGTGCTGCGCCGCCTCTCCGCCGCGGGCGCCGACTGGGTGCAGATCGACGAGCCCTGCCTCGTGCTGGACCTCACCCATGAGGACCGGGCCCTGCTGGCCATGGCCTATGAGGCGCTGTCGAAGGCGGCGCCGACGGTAAGGCTGATGCTGACCACCTATTTCGGCGGGCTGGGCGACAACCTGGACGAGGCGGTGAACCTGCCGGTGGCCGGGCTGCACATCGACCTGATCCGCGCGCCGGATCAGCTGGACGCGGTGCTGGCGAAGGCGCCGGAGGGGCTGGTGCTCTCGCTCGGCGTGGTGGACGGCCGCAACGTGTGGCGCGCGGATCTGGAGGCGATCCTGGCGCGGGTGGCGCCCGTGGCGGCGGGCCGTGACATCGTGCTCGCCCCGTCCTGCTCCCTTCTGCACACGCCGATTGACCTGGCGCAGGAGACGGCGCTGGACGAGGACGTGCGGAGCTGGCTCGCCTTCGCCGTGCAGAAGCTCGAGGAGCTGGCGACCCTGGCCGGCGCCCTGAACGGGGGGCGGGAGAGCGTGGCGGGCGCGCTCGCCGCGTCCTCCGCCGCGGCCGCGGCCCGCAAGACCTCGCCCAAGATCCACGACGATGCCGTCGCGGCGCGGTTGAAGGCGGTGGATGCGGCGATGGCGCGGCGCGGCATGGGCTTCGCCGAGCGGCGCCGGCTCCAGGTCGAGGCGCTGGGGCTGCCGGCCTTCCCAACCACCACCATCGGCTCCTTCCCGCAGACCGAGGAGGTGCGCAAGGCGCGCGCCGCCCACGGGAAGGGCGCGATGACGGACGCCGAGTACGAGGCCTTCCTGCGCGAGGAGACGGCGCGCACCGTCCGCTGGCAGGAGGAGATCGGGTTGGACGTGCTGGTGCACGGCGAGTTCGAGCGCAACGACATGGTGCAGTATTTCGGGGAGCGGCTCTCCGGCTTCGCCTTCACGAAGCACGGCTGGGTGCAGTCCTACGGCTCCCGCTGCGTGCGCCCGCCGGTCCTGTTCGGCGACGTGTCCCGCCCGGAGCCGATGACGGTGGCGTGGTGGAACTACGCGCAGGGCCTGACGGAGCGGCCGATGAAGGGGATGCTGACGGGCCCCGTGACCATCCTCAACTGGTCCTTCGTGCGCGACGACGTGTCGCGCGAACGGGCCTGCCGCCAGATCGCGCTCGCCATCCGGGACGAGGTGACGGACCTGGAGAAGGCCGGCGCCAGGGTCATCCAGATCGACGAGGCGGCCCTGCGCGAGGGGCTGCCGCTGCGCCGCGGCGACTGGCAGCACTACCTGGACTGGGCGGTGGAGTGCTTCCGGATCACCTCCTCGGGCGTCGGGGACGCCACGCAAATCCACACCCACATGTGCTACTCGGAGTTCAACGACATCATCGCGGCGATCGGCGACATGGATGCGGACGTGATCTCGATCGAGACGGCGCGGTCGAAGATGGAGCTGCTGGGCGCCTTCGCCGATTACCGCTACCCGGCGGAGATCGGGCCGGGGGTGTACGACATCCACTCCCCCCGCGTGCCGGCGGTGGAGGAGATGACGGGGCTGCTGCAGGCCGCGCGCTCCCGCCTCTCGCCGGAGCAGCTCTGGGTAAATCCGGATTGCGGCCTCAAGACCCGCAAGTGGCCGGAGACCCGCGCCGCCCTGGTGAACATGGTGGCCGCGGCGAAGCGGGTCCGGGAGCTGGCGTGA
- the metF gene encoding methylenetetrahydrofolate reductase [NAD(P)H]: protein MGEIVKLAPTLERWLSGDRVGPLPARGADQPAPLLSFEFFPPKTEVLEQQLWACVRRLAPLRPRFVSVTYGAGGSTHARTHATVARLATETDLVPAAHLTCVGATREEVDEVARGYWEAGVRHIVALRGDAPPGTEYAPHPGGYAYAADLVAGLRRIADFEISVAAYPEIHPSARSPDDDLDSLKRKLDAGATRAITQYFFDTATYLRFLERCLKAGITAPIVPGIMPVSNYAQAAKFSAMCGTTVPAWLGAMFEGTEDDPEMRRTVATVVASEQVRTLQANGVDEFHFYTLNRPELTYAIAHVLGVRPRPAEVATPAGAA from the coding sequence ATGGGAGAGATCGTGAAGCTGGCACCGACGCTGGAGCGCTGGCTGTCGGGCGACCGGGTGGGGCCGCTGCCGGCGCGGGGCGCCGACCAGCCCGCGCCGCTCCTCTCCTTCGAGTTCTTCCCGCCGAAGACGGAGGTGCTGGAGCAGCAGCTCTGGGCCTGCGTGCGGCGGCTGGCGCCGCTACGGCCGCGTTTCGTCTCCGTCACCTATGGCGCCGGGGGCAGCACCCATGCGCGCACCCACGCCACCGTCGCGCGCCTGGCAACCGAGACGGACCTCGTGCCGGCCGCCCACCTGACCTGCGTGGGCGCGACGCGGGAGGAGGTGGACGAGGTGGCCCGGGGCTACTGGGAGGCGGGGGTGCGCCACATCGTGGCCCTTCGCGGCGATGCCCCTCCCGGCACCGAGTACGCGCCCCATCCCGGCGGCTACGCCTATGCGGCGGACCTCGTGGCCGGGCTGCGGCGGATCGCGGATTTCGAGATCTCGGTCGCCGCCTATCCAGAGATCCATCCCTCTGCCCGGAGCCCCGACGACGACCTGGACAGCCTGAAGCGCAAGCTGGACGCCGGCGCCACCCGGGCGATCACGCAGTACTTCTTCGACACCGCGACCTACCTGCGCTTCCTCGAGCGGTGCCTGAAGGCCGGGATTACCGCCCCGATCGTGCCGGGGATCATGCCCGTGTCCAACTACGCCCAGGCCGCCAAGTTCTCCGCCATGTGCGGGACCACCGTGCCGGCCTGGCTGGGCGCTATGTTCGAGGGCACCGAGGACGACCCGGAGATGCGCCGGACCGTCGCCACCGTGGTGGCCTCGGAGCAGGTCCGCACCCTCCAGGCGAACGGGGTGGACGAGTTCCACTTCTACACGTTGAACCGCCCCGAGCTGACCTACGCCATCGCCCATGTCCTGGGCGTGCGGCCCAGGCCGGCCGAGGTGGCGACCCCCGCCGGGGCCGCCTGA
- a CDS encoding ABC transporter substrate-binding protein translates to MNRRTLLLGAAGLPLAPAVLARPATAQNAPFRVGLILSMTGPFASTGKQIEAAVRLYARQNPAFAGRPVEILLRDDGGAADATRRLAQELVVNERVSALAGFVLTPHALAAAPIAARGRVPMVVMSAATATVTEASPFVFRTSQTTPQVTVPLAGWAAENGIRKAVTVVSDYGPGLDAEKWFGQRLGSAGGTVAEALRVPLANPDFAPFLQRARDATPEAVFVFVPAGVGSVFMRQFAERGLKDAGIRLIALGDVLDDDILNGMGDPALGVVSSHHYSAAHDSEANRRFVAAFREAAGMRPNFMAAGGYDGMTLLRLAAEKAGAGAAGQVLADAMKGLSWESPRGPVSIDAATRDIVQNVYIRRVERQGGELYNVEIATVPAVKDPAKAAG, encoded by the coding sequence ATGAACCGCCGCACCCTCCTGCTCGGCGCGGCCGGGCTGCCGCTGGCACCGGCCGTGCTGGCCCGCCCGGCGACCGCGCAGAACGCGCCCTTCCGGGTCGGTCTGATCCTCTCCATGACTGGCCCCTTCGCTTCGACGGGCAAGCAGATCGAGGCGGCCGTGCGGCTCTACGCCCGCCAGAACCCCGCCTTCGCGGGGCGCCCGGTCGAGATCCTGCTGCGCGACGACGGGGGCGCGGCCGACGCCACCCGCCGCCTGGCGCAGGAGCTGGTGGTGAATGAGAGGGTCTCGGCCCTTGCCGGCTTCGTCCTCACCCCGCATGCCCTGGCCGCCGCCCCGATCGCGGCGCGCGGGCGGGTGCCGATGGTGGTGATGTCCGCCGCCACCGCGACCGTGACGGAGGCCTCGCCCTTCGTGTTCCGGACCTCCCAGACCACGCCGCAGGTCACGGTGCCGCTGGCGGGCTGGGCGGCGGAAAACGGCATCCGCAAGGCCGTCACCGTCGTCTCCGACTACGGCCCCGGGCTGGACGCGGAGAAGTGGTTCGGCCAGCGCCTGGGCTCGGCGGGCGGCACGGTGGCGGAGGCGCTGCGCGTGCCGCTGGCCAATCCGGACTTCGCGCCCTTCCTGCAGCGCGCGCGGGATGCGACCCCGGAGGCGGTCTTCGTCTTCGTGCCCGCCGGCGTCGGCTCGGTCTTCATGAGGCAGTTCGCGGAGCGCGGGCTGAAGGATGCGGGCATCCGGCTGATCGCGCTCGGCGACGTGCTGGACGACGACATCCTGAACGGCATGGGCGATCCGGCGCTGGGCGTCGTCTCCTCCCATCACTACTCCGCCGCGCATGACAGCGAGGCCAATCGCCGCTTCGTCGCCGCCTTCCGCGAGGCGGCGGGGATGCGGCCGAACTTCATGGCGGCGGGCGGCTATGACGGCATGACCCTGCTGCGGCTGGCTGCCGAGAAGGCGGGCGCCGGCGCCGCCGGGCAGGTCCTGGCCGACGCGATGAAGGGCCTCTCCTGGGAGAGCCCGCGCGGGCCCGTCAGCATCGACGCGGCCACGCGGGATATCGTGCAGAACGTCTACATCCGCCGCGTCGAGCGGCAGGGGGGCGAGCTGTACAACGTGGAGATCGCCACCGTGCCCGCGGTGAAGGACCCGGCCAAGGCGGCCGGCTGA
- a CDS encoding branched-chain amino acid ABC transporter permease: MLTVLFDGIAYGMVLFILACGLAVTLGLMNLVNLAHGAFAMAGGYAALVLVNAWGVPFLAALPVVFLATAALGALMERTLYVHVYARSHLDQVLFSVGLIFMAVAVVDYAAGPSQQFVRIPDALRGRIEVAGIGMGIYRLLVIGICGAVALALHLALAGTRFGSRLRAAVDDSRVARGLGIDVGLIFTVTFAVGSGLAGLGGALGADILGLDPGFPLRFMIYFLIVVTVGGTASIPGAFLASLLLGIADVAGKYYLPSMGAFIIYGVMLAVLVWRPQGLFGRAGAR; the protein is encoded by the coding sequence ATGCTGACGGTCCTGTTCGACGGCATCGCCTACGGGATGGTGCTGTTCATCCTCGCCTGCGGCCTGGCCGTCACGCTGGGGCTGATGAACCTGGTGAACCTGGCCCATGGCGCCTTCGCCATGGCCGGGGGCTACGCGGCGCTAGTGCTGGTGAACGCCTGGGGCGTGCCCTTCCTGGCGGCGCTGCCGGTGGTGTTCCTGGCCACCGCCGCCCTGGGCGCGCTGATGGAGCGGACGCTCTACGTGCACGTCTACGCGCGCAGCCACCTGGACCAGGTGCTGTTCTCCGTGGGGCTGATCTTCATGGCCGTGGCGGTGGTGGACTATGCCGCGGGACCGAGCCAGCAATTCGTGAGGATCCCGGACGCGCTGCGCGGGCGGATCGAGGTGGCGGGCATCGGCATGGGGATCTACCGCCTGCTGGTCATCGGCATCTGCGGGGCCGTTGCGCTGGCGCTGCACCTGGCCCTGGCCGGTACGCGCTTCGGCAGCCGGCTTCGCGCGGCGGTGGATGATTCGCGCGTGGCGCGGGGGCTGGGGATCGATGTCGGGCTGATCTTCACCGTCACCTTCGCCGTCGGCTCCGGCCTTGCCGGGCTGGGCGGGGCGCTGGGGGCGGACATCCTGGGGCTGGATCCGGGTTTCCCGCTGCGGTTCATGATCTACTTTCTGATCGTCGTGACGGTGGGCGGCACGGCCTCCATCCCCGGCGCCTTCCTCGCCTCGCTGCTGCTCGGGATCGCGGATGTGGCGGGCAAGTACTACCTGCCCTCGATGGGTGCCTTCATCATATACGGGGTGATGCTCGCGGTGCTGGTCTGGCGGCCGCAGGGGCTCTTCGGGCGGGCGGGCGCGCGGTGA
- a CDS encoding branched-chain amino acid ABC transporter permease: MTAAPEETARRQLAGLARWRPAEIAFWALVLAAYAVFPQRAALIAEVAVVALFALSLDLVLGYAGILTLGHAAFFGWGAYVAGIAASRGLGDPTLGLLLGGGTAGVLGLLTAPLVLRGGDLTRLMVTLGLATVLFELANRFTGLTGGADGLQGMIVGPLLGRFEFDLEGHVGAAYALAVLFLAFLLLRRIALSPFGWALRAIRANPLRAAALGIPVRRRLVAAYTLGAALAGVAGALLAQVTGFVSLDVLSFQRSADGLLVLLIGGVGWLYGGLVGAVVFKLMQDLLSSLTPQYWQFWIGALLVVLVLLGRDRPRAWIARLRRPAEGAAP; the protein is encoded by the coding sequence GTGACGGCCGCACCGGAGGAGACGGCCCGCCGGCAACTGGCGGGGCTGGCGCGCTGGCGCCCGGCGGAGATCGCCTTCTGGGCGCTGGTGCTGGCCGCCTACGCCGTGTTTCCGCAGCGCGCGGCGCTGATCGCGGAGGTGGCGGTGGTGGCCCTCTTCGCCCTCTCGCTGGACCTCGTGCTCGGCTATGCCGGCATCCTCACCCTCGGTCACGCGGCCTTCTTCGGATGGGGCGCCTACGTCGCCGGGATCGCCGCCTCCCGCGGGTTGGGGGACCCGACGCTCGGCCTGCTGCTGGGCGGCGGGACGGCGGGGGTGCTGGGGCTGCTCACCGCGCCGCTTGTGCTGCGCGGCGGCGACCTGACGCGGCTGATGGTGACGCTCGGCCTGGCCACCGTTCTCTTCGAGCTGGCCAACCGCTTCACTGGCCTGACCGGCGGCGCGGACGGGCTGCAGGGCATGATCGTCGGCCCGCTGCTGGGCCGGTTCGAGTTCGACCTCGAAGGGCATGTGGGCGCCGCCTACGCCCTGGCGGTGCTGTTCCTGGCCTTCCTGCTGCTGCGGCGGATCGCGCTCTCGCCCTTCGGCTGGGCGCTGCGGGCGATCCGCGCCAACCCACTGCGCGCGGCGGCGCTGGGCATCCCCGTTCGGCGCCGCCTGGTTGCGGCCTACACCCTCGGTGCAGCGCTGGCCGGTGTGGCGGGGGCGCTGCTGGCGCAGGTGACGGGGTTCGTGTCGCTCGACGTGCTCTCCTTCCAGCGCTCCGCGGATGGGCTGCTGGTGCTCCTGATCGGCGGGGTGGGCTGGCTCTACGGCGGGCTGGTCGGCGCGGTGGTGTTCAAGCTGATGCAGGACCTGCTCTCCAGCCTCACGCCGCAGTACTGGCAGTTCTGGATCGGCGCGCTGCTGGTCGTGCTGGTGCTGCTGGGGCGGGACAGGCCGCGCGCCTGGATAGCCCGGCTGCGCCGCCCGGCAGAGGGCGCCGCGCCGTGA